The genomic region TCTTTTTTGACGGGCACGGGGATGTTGCGGGCGTTGGCGTAGTCGATGGCGTCTTCGCGGGAGCGGATGTCCCATTCGCGCCAGGGGGCGACGATCTTGAGGTCGGGGGCCAGGGCTTTGACGGTCAGTTCAAAGCGGACCTGGTCGTTGCCTTTGCCGGTGGCGCCGTGGGCGATGGCTTCGGCCCCTTCGGCGCGGGCGATCTCGACGAGTCGCTTGGCGATGAGGGGACGGGCGAAGGAGGTGCCCAGGAGGTATTTGCCTTCATAGACGGCGCCGGCTTTCAAAGTCGGCCAGATGAAGCCGGTGACAAACTCTTCCTTCACGTCTTCGATGTAAAGCTTGGTGGCACCCGTTTTGATCGCCTTTTCGTTGAGGGGGGCCAGTTCTTCCCCCTGGCCCAGGTCAGCGGCCATGGCGATGACTTCGTAGCCGTAGTTCTCTTTCAGCCAGGGGATGATGATCGATGTATCAAGGCCGCCCGAGTAGGCCAGGACGATTTTCTTGGACATGGTACGATCTCCTCTCACGGTATCAGCGTCCGTTTTATTCGGTGTTCTCGTCTCATTGGTCTTGCGCTTTACGGGTCTTTATGGATTTCTTTATGGGTTGCTTTTCAGGACGCAGACACGCAATCCTTCTCCCCTACATCACCGACGCCATGATCGCCTTCTGGGCGTGGAGGCGGTTTTCGGCCTCGTCGAAGACGGCCGACTGGGGTCCTTCGATGACCTCGTCGGTGATCTCTTCGCCCCGGTGGGCCGGCAGGCAGTGTAGGACGATGGCTTTGGGGTGGGCCACTTTCATGATTGTACCATCAATCATAAAACCTTGGAAGGCTTGGGCGCGCTTCTGGGCCTCGCCCTCCTGGCCCATGGAGGCCCAGACGTCGGTGTAGAGCACGTCGGCGTCTTTGGACGCTGCCACAGGGTCGCTCATCAGGGTGATCGAGCCGCCGTGGGCTTTGGCGTCTTCGGTGGCGATGCGGACGATTTCCGGATCGGGGCGGTAGGCTTCGGGGGTGCAGATGACCACGTCCATGCCGGCTTTGGCGCCACCGAACATCAGTTCATGGGCCATATTGTTGCCGTCGCCGATGAAGGTCATCTTCAGCCCGTCCGTTTTACCCTTGTATTCAACGACGGTCATCAGGTCGGCCAGCACCTGGCAGGGGTGCAGCAGGTCGGTGAGGCCGTTGATGACGGGGATGTCGGCGTATTGGGCCAGTTCGGTCACATCGCTGTGGGCGAAGGTGCGGATCATGATGCCGTCTACGTAGCGAGAGAGGACGCGGGCCGTGTCTTTGATCGGCTCGCCCCGGCCCAGTTGGATGTCGGCGGAGCTTAAGAACAGGGCGTTGCCGCCGAGCTGGTACATGCCCACCTCAAAGGAGACGCGGGTGCGGGTGGAGCTTTTGGTGAAGATCATGCCCAGCGTCTTGCCGGCCAGGTAATGATGGGGGATGCGGTCCTTTTGCAGGGCCTTCAGTTCCCGGGCCAGGTTGATGAAGTGGAAGATCTCGTCGCGGCTGAAGTCATGGAGGGAGAGAAAGTCCCTGCCCTTCATGGCCGGGTCGAGTTTCGGGAGTTGTGCTGTTGTCATGGTGCTTTTCCTTCTTTCTTGCGAGGTTCCGGAACGCTGCCGGGGCTTATCGGGGATAGGGCTTTTCGGGGATGGGGGCTTTTTTGGGGACGGGCTTTACAAGGATTGCGTCATGTCATACGCGATGGGCCTTAGGGGGATTGGGTCATCTCACACGCGATGGGGCTTAGGGGAATCGCTTCATGTCACACGCATCGCTTTTGGTTTTTGGCAGCGGCGTCTTTCCTTACACCGCCCGCAGGGCATCCACCCGCGCGCTCCACTCGGCCGAGTTGGCCTCCTGGAAAGTGCCCATGGAGAGGAAGTTC from Heliomicrobium undosum harbors:
- the argF gene encoding ornithine carbamoyltransferase, translated to MTTAQLPKLDPAMKGRDFLSLHDFSRDEIFHFINLARELKALQKDRIPHHYLAGKTLGMIFTKSSTRTRVSFEVGMYQLGGNALFLSSADIQLGRGEPIKDTARVLSRYVDGIMIRTFAHSDVTELAQYADIPVINGLTDLLHPCQVLADLMTVVEYKGKTDGLKMTFIGDGNNMAHELMFGGAKAGMDVVICTPEAYRPDPEIVRIATEDAKAHGGSITLMSDPVAASKDADVLYTDVWASMGQEGEAQKRAQAFQGFMIDGTIMKVAHPKAIVLHCLPAHRGEEITDEVIEGPQSAVFDEAENRLHAQKAIMASVM